A single genomic interval of Daucus carota subsp. sativus chromosome 1, DH1 v3.0, whole genome shotgun sequence harbors:
- the LOC108204104 gene encoding glycolate oxidase, which yields MDLSQVTNVTEFEAIAKKKLPKMVYDYFASGAEDEWTLKENRSAFSRILFRPRILIDVSSIDISTTILGFNVSMPIMIAPTAMQKMAHPEGEFAIARAASSASTIMTLSSWGTSSIEEVASTGPGLRFFQLYVYKDRNVVRNLVKRAEKAGYKAIALTVDTPRLGRREADFKNRFNLPPHLTLKNFEGMDIGKFDKNAEDSGLTKYVAGLVDRSLSWKDIAWLKTITHLPILVKGVITAEDAKIAVQTGAAGIIVSNHGARQLDYVPATIMALEEVVQAVQGKIPVFLDGGVRRGTDVFKALALGAAGIFVGRPIIWSLAADGEAGVSKALEMLREEFELTMALSGCRSIKEITRKHITAPWDRAQITPRL from the exons ATGGATTTAAGTCAAGTAACCAATGTCACGGAGTTTGAGGCAATTGCAAAGAAGAAACTGCCCAAGATGGTTTACGACTATTTTGCATCAGGTGCTGAGGATGAATGGACCCTCAAAGAGAACCGCAGTGCATTCTCCCGGATACT GTTCCGACCCCGTATCCTCATAGACGTAAGCAGCATAGACATAAGCACAACTATTTTGGGCTTCAATGTTTCGATGCCTATTATGATTGCTCCCACTGCTATGCAAAAAATGGCTCATCCTGAAG GAGAGTTTGCAATAGCAAGAGCAGCATCTTCTGCTAGTACAATCATG ACACTATCCTCATGGGGTACTTCCAGCATCGAAGAGGTAGCGTCAACTGGACCTGGCCTACGGTTTTTCCAGCTCTAT GTTTACAAAGACAGAAACGTGGTAAGAAACCTAGTAAAGAGAGCTGAAAAGGCTGGGTACAAGGCAATTGCCCTTACTGTAGATACTCCAAGGCTTGGGAGGAGGGAAGCAGATTTTAAAAACAG GTTCAATTTGCCACCACACTTGACACTCAAAAACTTTGAGGGCATGGACATTGGCAAATTTGACAAG aATGCAGAAGATTCTGGACTAACCAAATATGTTGCTGGTCTAGTTGACCGATCTCTTAGCTGGAAG GATATTGCATGGCTTAAAACGATTACTCACTTGCCAATTCTAGTGAAGGGTGTGATAACTGCTGAGGATG CTAAGATAGCAGTACAGACCGGAGCAGCAGGGATTATTGTCTCAAATCATGGCGCACGACAACTTGACTATGTACCTGCAACTATTATGGCTTTGGAAGAG GTAGTCCAAGCTGTACAAGGTAAAATTCCAGTATTTCTTGATGGCGGGGTTCGGCGTGGCACGGATGTCTTCAAGGCCTTGGCCCTGGGGGCAGCTGGCATATTT GTTGGAAGGCCTATAATTTGGTCGTTGGCAGCTGATGGTGAGGCTGGTGTGAGTAAAGCACTTGAGATGCTACGTGAGGAGTTTGAGCTAACTATGGCATTGAGTGGATGCCGCTCAATCAAAGAGATCACACGCAAACATATCACAGCACCATGGGATCGTGCTCAGATCACACCAAGGTTATAA